Proteins from a genomic interval of Rhodothermus marinus:
- the cas10 gene encoding type III-A CRISPR-associated protein Cas10/Csm1 codes for MDQGQIAYLSGLLHAVGVLEQLGPQTFRSPAEASLHFTDQVLEACPAFGPHAGAIREAVRAAAEALPAARPSSWLESLLQQVRLPGHPEPAAGRVYPPRPLSEGTVYPVAPEEVGDGREACRNLWQELQAETTRALRGIQDVEAALETLYTLLEKYTAYVPAPDAGARGISLFDYSRVTAALHLCRARAGSEPAVLLVKGDVSGIQSFIYRELRGDATENPAQLLRGRSFFVALLTRTVVRHLQRQFRLPDGCVLYSSGGHFLLLIPNTEAAPQQLDEADRQINQALFEELRGAIQLVQASVPVSIEEVERRPHEALRQLEEALQMAKLRKGWNVLDTLVGQPIEEANQTPKLHRVGQALPYTHYLVEVPGLAANQAPDGVRCALELRGFAVTWLFVEEDRIEAIVGQLGTRRGTVFNIRTPRIPNLPGAMQVGRRFLPAGVYVPMLADDSRPLMFEELAAIESENYPLLGFLRMDVDNLGALFVVGLHAAFGNQPFGLHRTAALSRELDRFFGGQVNALARGHDVYLVYAGGDDLFAVGSWIRVLRFARSIREKLREYCAGNPSVTISAGLSIHKEHFPITVAAETAGEEEDRAKAAGKNRISVFETPVTWERLSVLLDELGEPLLLAVSDETLPDEDRLPRTFLHTLLRYSREVLDEEGRIDLAALARFNHLLHYTFARRGVHARVLETDTQEGESPKMRLARGFLLEGPDRSEWFRTFVIPAAYVLLKTRKQRN; via the coding sequence ATGGACCAGGGACAGATTGCCTATCTGAGCGGGCTGCTGCACGCAGTCGGCGTGCTCGAACAACTGGGCCCTCAGACGTTTCGGTCGCCTGCCGAGGCGAGCCTGCATTTCACCGATCAGGTGCTGGAGGCCTGTCCGGCTTTCGGACCGCATGCCGGAGCCATTCGCGAGGCGGTGCGTGCGGCGGCCGAGGCGTTACCTGCAGCGCGCCCTTCGTCCTGGCTGGAGTCGCTGCTGCAGCAGGTGCGGTTGCCCGGCCATCCGGAGCCAGCGGCCGGGCGCGTTTATCCCCCGCGCCCGCTTTCGGAGGGCACCGTGTACCCCGTTGCGCCCGAGGAGGTCGGCGACGGCCGGGAAGCCTGCCGTAATCTCTGGCAGGAATTGCAGGCCGAGACGACCCGCGCATTGCGGGGAATTCAGGATGTCGAGGCTGCTCTGGAGACGCTCTACACGCTGCTGGAGAAATATACCGCCTACGTCCCGGCGCCCGATGCCGGAGCGCGTGGTATTTCGCTGTTCGACTACAGCAGGGTAACGGCCGCGCTGCATCTGTGCCGGGCCCGCGCGGGAAGTGAACCCGCCGTGTTGCTGGTCAAGGGCGACGTCTCGGGCATCCAGTCGTTCATCTACCGCGAATTGCGGGGTGATGCAACCGAAAACCCCGCCCAGTTGCTGCGTGGCCGCTCGTTCTTTGTGGCGCTGCTGACGCGCACCGTGGTGCGCCACCTGCAGCGCCAGTTCCGGTTGCCCGATGGCTGCGTGCTCTACAGTAGCGGTGGGCATTTTCTGCTGCTGATCCCGAATACCGAGGCGGCGCCGCAACAGCTCGACGAAGCAGACCGCCAGATCAATCAGGCACTTTTCGAGGAGCTGCGCGGCGCCATTCAGCTGGTGCAGGCCTCGGTACCCGTCAGCATTGAGGAGGTCGAACGCCGCCCCCATGAGGCACTGCGGCAACTGGAAGAAGCACTGCAGATGGCCAAACTGCGCAAGGGGTGGAACGTGCTCGACACGCTTGTGGGGCAGCCCATCGAGGAGGCAAACCAGACCCCGAAGCTCCATCGCGTCGGGCAGGCGCTGCCCTATACGCACTACCTGGTGGAGGTGCCGGGGCTTGCCGCGAACCAGGCGCCGGATGGCGTGCGGTGCGCTCTGGAGCTGCGGGGCTTTGCGGTAACGTGGCTCTTTGTGGAAGAGGACAGGATCGAGGCGATAGTGGGGCAACTGGGCACGCGCCGGGGCACCGTTTTCAATATACGCACCCCACGAATCCCGAACTTACCGGGAGCGATGCAGGTCGGCCGGCGCTTTCTACCCGCCGGCGTGTATGTGCCGATGCTTGCGGACGATTCGCGACCGCTCATGTTCGAGGAGCTGGCCGCGATCGAAAGTGAAAACTACCCGCTCCTGGGCTTTCTGCGGATGGACGTGGACAACCTGGGAGCGCTTTTCGTGGTGGGATTGCATGCGGCTTTTGGTAACCAGCCCTTTGGTCTGCACCGTACGGCGGCGCTTTCCCGGGAGCTGGATCGATTCTTCGGGGGCCAGGTCAACGCCCTGGCCCGGGGCCATGACGTGTACCTGGTCTATGCCGGCGGGGACGATCTGTTTGCCGTTGGCTCCTGGATTCGCGTGCTGCGCTTTGCCCGGAGCATCCGTGAAAAGCTGCGTGAATACTGCGCAGGCAATCCGTCGGTGACGATCTCGGCCGGTCTGTCGATTCACAAGGAGCATTTTCCGATCACCGTGGCGGCCGAGACGGCCGGCGAGGAAGAAGATCGGGCCAAAGCGGCCGGCAAGAACAGGATTTCTGTTTTCGAGACCCCGGTGACCTGGGAACGCCTGAGCGTTCTCCTGGACGAACTGGGCGAGCCGCTGCTGCTGGCCGTGTCGGACGAAACCCTGCCCGACGAAGACCGCCTTCCTCGCACCTTTCTGCATACGCTGCTTCGCTACAGCCGCGAGGTGCTCGACGAAGAAGGGCGCATCGATCTGGCTGCGTTGGCCCGATTCAATCATCTGTTGCACTACACCTTTGCCCGCCGGGGAGTGCATGCCAGGGTGCTGGAGACGGACACGCAGGAGGGTGAGTCCCCGAAAATGCGGCTGGCCCGGGGCTTTTTGCTGGAGGGGCCCGATCGTAGCGAATGGTTTCGTACGTTCGTCATCCCGGCCGCCTACGTCCTGCTGAAAACCCGCAAACAGCGCAACTGA
- a CDS encoding CRISPR-associated ring nuclease: MSVARRQGPVLMATLGEQPQVVTLTLDLLAAQRMEVEELVVFHTAAHYPALRRSLELLDAELRQWPAYRSLTVRRVLLRDEAGRELTDVRTEQEARQVFRILFREVLEVKRQRRPLHFLIAGGRKVMAAYGMAVVQLLGEAGDQVWHLISEGELLASGRMHPEPGDRVHLVPVPFVRWSALPPAATRLAVTGDPFEAMRLHEAWLDEESRRQRAWFLLHELTPAERTLLVALARTGASNSELARMLKRSPKTVANQLATVADKYRAFAGLAEGVPLSRAELVAHFAPVLDRIGEPCREESLQTFG, translated from the coding sequence ATGTCGGTTGCGCGTCGTCAGGGTCCGGTACTGATGGCCACGCTGGGCGAACAGCCCCAGGTGGTCACGCTGACGCTGGATCTGCTGGCGGCGCAACGAATGGAGGTGGAGGAGTTGGTCGTGTTTCACACGGCTGCTCACTATCCGGCACTTCGCCGCTCGCTCGAACTGCTCGATGCGGAGCTCAGGCAATGGCCGGCCTACAGATCGCTGACGGTCCGTCGTGTGCTTTTGCGGGATGAAGCCGGTCGGGAGTTGACCGACGTGCGTACCGAGCAGGAAGCGCGGCAGGTGTTTCGGATACTTTTTCGGGAGGTGCTGGAGGTCAAACGGCAGCGGCGCCCGTTGCATTTTCTGATCGCCGGAGGCCGTAAGGTCATGGCCGCGTACGGCATGGCCGTGGTCCAGCTCCTTGGCGAAGCCGGAGATCAGGTGTGGCATCTGATCTCGGAGGGGGAACTGCTCGCTTCCGGGCGCATGCATCCGGAGCCGGGCGACCGGGTGCACCTGGTGCCCGTACCTTTCGTGCGCTGGAGCGCCCTTCCACCGGCCGCCACGCGCCTGGCCGTCACCGGCGATCCCTTCGAGGCAATGCGCCTGCATGAGGCCTGGCTCGACGAAGAAAGCCGGCGGCAGCGCGCCTGGTTTCTGCTGCACGAGCTGACACCGGCCGAGCGCACGCTGCTCGTCGCGCTGGCACGCACCGGCGCTTCCAACAGCGAGCTGGCCCGCATGCTGAAGCGCAGCCCCAAAACCGTGGCCAATCAACTGGCCACGGTGGCCGACAAGTACCGGGCGTTTGCCGGACTTGCCGAAGGCGTGCCGCTGTCGCGGGCCGAACTGGTGGCCCACTTCGCGCCGGTGCTGGATCGAATTGGCGAGCCCTGTAGGGAGGAAAGCCTACAGACTTTCGGGTAA
- a CDS encoding DUF4236 domain-containing protein → MPLHLYRTFRLGPVRLTISHRGIGLSIGTRGLRIGRTPSGRPYIRLGRGRWRLEKRLPERP, encoded by the coding sequence ATGCCACTGCACCTGTACCGCACGTTTCGACTGGGTCCCGTACGGCTGACGATCAGCCATCGGGGAATCGGCCTGAGCATCGGCACCCGCGGTCTGCGCATCGGACGCACGCCCTCCGGACGGCCCTACATCCGGCTGGGACGCGGCCGCTGGCGCCTGGAAAAGCGCCTGCCCGAACGCCCTTAG
- the csx2 gene encoding TIGR02221 family CRISPR-associated protein, with protein MRVQLSFIGTGKYQPCIYVWNDQRCETPYFQEAAFQFFEPEDCLVLMTEEAERIHGQALSARIAYQPIRIPDGRTEDELWEIFSTLTEHVPQDATLIVDVTHGFRTQPMLALAALYYLRVTRNVEIERIVYGAFEAHNPETNEAPVFDLTPFLTLIDWSVAAHQFMRYGQAEDLARLIREIHRRTHVERAGVQARHAAPAASWLQGFARGLALARVTEVMTKHACCLPEALEQVRQEVNRIARLRPFELLLDQTAERVRLLYHDNRARKPTASAVGGIAPCP; from the coding sequence ATGCGCGTGCAGCTTTCGTTTATCGGAACCGGCAAGTATCAGCCCTGCATTTACGTCTGGAACGACCAGCGCTGCGAAACGCCCTATTTCCAGGAGGCGGCCTTTCAGTTTTTCGAGCCGGAGGATTGCCTGGTGCTCATGACCGAAGAGGCCGAACGCATACACGGGCAGGCCCTGAGCGCGCGCATCGCCTACCAGCCGATTCGCATTCCCGACGGCCGCACCGAAGACGAGCTCTGGGAGATCTTCTCGACGCTGACGGAACACGTTCCCCAGGACGCCACGCTGATCGTGGACGTGACGCACGGCTTTCGCACGCAACCCATGCTGGCGCTGGCGGCCCTGTACTATCTGCGCGTGACCCGCAACGTCGAGATTGAGCGCATCGTCTACGGTGCCTTCGAGGCCCACAACCCCGAAACCAACGAGGCGCCGGTCTTTGACCTGACCCCCTTTCTCACGCTTATCGACTGGAGCGTGGCGGCCCACCAGTTCATGCGTTACGGACAGGCCGAAGATCTGGCCCGGCTGATCCGGGAAATCCATCGGAGGACGCACGTGGAACGTGCCGGGGTGCAGGCCCGGCATGCCGCCCCGGCAGCTTCCTGGCTGCAGGGCTTTGCCCGCGGTCTGGCACTGGCGCGTGTGACCGAGGTGATGACAAAGCATGCCTGCTGTCTGCCGGAAGCCCTCGAGCAGGTGCGCCAGGAGGTGAACCGCATCGCCCGGCTCCGCCCCTTCGAGCTTTTGCTCGACCAGACGGCCGAGCGCGTGCGTCTGCTGTATCACGACAATCGGGCAAGGAAGCCCACGGCTTCAGCCGTGGGAGGAATTGCCCCATGCCCGTGA
- a CDS encoding RNA-guided endonuclease InsQ/TnpB family protein, which produces MQTLTLRTRLDPTPEQAAALEETLERFAQACNLTLEVARACRTFSKFKLQRLVYGQLRALGLSANLAIRAIARVSHRKGHCAKHYRPTSCDYDQRTLSLRGQTVSLSTTRGRLRIPMRLSPYHRYWLARARSVQGGRLLRDRRGRWYVHLTVRVAVPEALPTGRVVGVDLGQRLLAALSTGECLSGGALKTKRLHYRAKRAEIRSKLDRPSERTRSLRRLWARLSGRERRFVRQVLHEASRRIVDGLAAGDVLAIEDLRGLRGRTIRRGRTDRHLHHLWPYALFRRLLEYKARLKGVRVVVVDPAHTSQTCPRCGHVDRRNRRSGRLFRCRACGFQHNADVVAALNLARRAGSEGMGRCQPAPGAIPAGGREGKPTTSVVGS; this is translated from the coding sequence ATGCAGACGCTGACGCTGCGCACACGGCTCGATCCTACACCCGAGCAGGCGGCTGCTCTGGAGGAAACCCTCGAGCGCTTCGCGCAGGCGTGCAATCTGACGCTGGAGGTGGCCCGTGCATGCCGCACCTTCAGCAAGTTCAAACTTCAGCGGCTCGTCTACGGACAACTCCGCGCGCTGGGCCTGTCGGCCAACCTGGCCATTCGGGCCATCGCCCGCGTGAGCCATCGCAAAGGCCATTGCGCAAAGCACTACCGTCCCACCTCCTGTGACTATGACCAGCGCACGCTCTCGCTGCGAGGCCAGACGGTCAGCCTTTCGACCACGCGCGGGCGGCTGCGCATTCCCATGCGGCTGAGTCCATACCATCGCTACTGGCTTGCTCGGGCGCGCAGCGTGCAGGGTGGGAGGCTGCTTCGCGACCGACGCGGACGCTGGTATGTCCACCTGACCGTTCGCGTTGCGGTGCCGGAAGCATTGCCGACCGGTCGGGTGGTAGGTGTCGATCTGGGGCAGCGCCTCCTGGCGGCGCTTTCGACGGGCGAGTGTCTCTCCGGGGGTGCGCTCAAGACGAAGCGGCTCCACTACCGCGCCAAACGCGCCGAGATCCGCTCGAAGCTGGATCGCCCTTCCGAACGCACCCGGTCGCTGAGGCGGCTGTGGGCACGGCTTTCGGGAAGGGAGCGGCGCTTTGTGCGGCAGGTGCTGCATGAGGCGAGCCGCCGCATTGTGGACGGCCTTGCGGCGGGCGATGTGCTGGCGATCGAAGACCTTCGCGGTCTTCGCGGACGTACGATACGCAGGGGCAGGACCGATCGGCATCTGCACCATCTGTGGCCCTATGCCTTGTTTCGGCGCTTGCTGGAATACAAGGCGCGGCTCAAGGGGGTGCGGGTGGTGGTGGTTGACCCGGCGCATACGAGCCAGACATGTCCGCGTTGTGGGCACGTTGATCGGCGCAATCGTCGGAGTGGGCGGCTGTTTCGATGCCGGGCGTGTGGATTTCAGCACAATGCGGACGTGGTCGCGGCGCTGAACCTTGCCCGAAGAGCGGGCTCTGAGGGCATGGGCCGTTGTCAGCCGGCCCCTGGTGCTATCCCGGCCGGTGGTCGGGAGGGCAAGCCCACGACTTCAGTCGTGGGTAGCTGA
- a CDS encoding TM1812 family CRISPR-associated protein — protein MVGRASPRLQSWVADDNPLSLDGLHLQAELIRLLRDYGLVQQAVTVAREAVVTRYALDLGRDPLQDREAVEHELGRLASGLQDQAVRAGYTSETHRLAELWNALTNVRNDINHAGMRSHPETTANLHRLASELAEKAANWIARNVDQPE, from the coding sequence GTGGTCGGGAGGGCAAGCCCACGACTTCAGTCGTGGGTAGCTGACGACAATCCACTCTCGCTCGATGGGCTCCATCTGCAGGCCGAACTGATCCGTCTGCTACGCGACTACGGTCTGGTGCAGCAGGCCGTCACCGTAGCCCGCGAAGCCGTCGTCACGCGCTATGCGCTCGACCTCGGGCGTGATCCCCTGCAGGATCGCGAAGCGGTCGAGCACGAACTGGGCCGCCTCGCCAGCGGCCTGCAGGATCAGGCTGTGCGCGCCGGGTATACGTCCGAAACGCACCGGCTGGCGGAGCTGTGGAACGCGCTGACCAACGTGCGCAACGACATCAACCACGCCGGCATGCGCAGCCATCCGGAAACGACAGCCAATCTGCATCGCCTTGCCTCCGAGCTGGCAGAAAAGGCAGCAAACTGGATCGCCCGCAATGTTGATCAACCTGAGTAA
- a CDS encoding CRISPR-associated protein has product MLINLSNHPASTWGEAQRAAARIYGEIEDWKFPLIPPEWDESQVADLAKTYAERIVRRLNEAGKGCHAVHVMGEMTFTCTLVRLLHQRGILCLASTSQRMVEEDPASGKKIAYFRFERFRPYPCLQALSF; this is encoded by the coding sequence ATGTTGATCAACCTGAGTAATCACCCGGCCTCGACCTGGGGAGAAGCGCAGCGTGCGGCAGCCCGAATCTATGGAGAGATTGAGGACTGGAAATTCCCACTCATTCCACCCGAGTGGGACGAAAGTCAGGTGGCCGACCTGGCGAAGACCTACGCCGAACGTATCGTTCGGCGCCTGAACGAAGCCGGCAAGGGCTGCCATGCCGTCCACGTGATGGGAGAGATGACCTTTACCTGTACACTGGTACGGCTCCTGCACCAGCGAGGCATTCTCTGCCTTGCGTCCACCTCGCAGCGCATGGTCGAGGAGGACCCTGCTTCGGGGAAGAAGATCGCCTATTTTCGTTTTGAGCGCTTTCGCCCCTATCCCTGTCTGCAGGCGCTCTCCTTTTGA
- the csm6 gene encoding CRISPR-associated ring nuclease Csm6 — MERYNLLIALGISPAVLTETIWTLAVEHPQPAIPAEIHVVTTLTGERTLRNRLFDTPDEEGLSVWARFCREVLQLDPEAPEAPRFHIHVPLRGNGLKLDDIRTWDDDRRYAELCYRVVAQLCADPDAPRVVASIAGGRKTMSAHLLTAFSLYARPRDESIHVLVHPERPVLEDPTFFYPRPGSGMDVRIERVDLHLVRFRNQLEELARLHRGGQLPRTLQELESLPGLGLRPARPALVEVVLGDRTERSLRLLDAEGNEMAALKPVAPLPLVTLITLYEMLRRADSPEISNLQLVENEQVEALRNAAYAFCRDLAQLRPWGDTIALSRSISELNQLLAGNPLCNRYLRIHSRRTWDETFYAFGTEPPALRVCVPRALDYIQNWPFQHVPLTYID, encoded by the coding sequence ATGGAACGATACAACCTGCTGATTGCCCTGGGAATTTCGCCGGCCGTCCTGACCGAGACGATCTGGACGCTGGCCGTCGAACATCCGCAGCCGGCCATCCCGGCAGAAATCCACGTGGTGACCACCCTTACGGGCGAGCGTACACTTCGCAACCGTCTGTTCGACACGCCCGATGAGGAGGGGCTCTCGGTCTGGGCGCGTTTCTGCCGCGAAGTGTTGCAACTCGATCCCGAAGCCCCCGAGGCTCCCCGGTTTCACATTCACGTGCCGCTCCGCGGCAACGGACTCAAGCTCGACGACATTCGCACGTGGGACGACGACCGCCGCTATGCCGAACTCTGCTATCGTGTGGTGGCGCAGCTGTGCGCCGATCCCGACGCGCCCCGTGTGGTCGCCTCGATCGCCGGCGGTCGCAAGACCATGAGCGCCCACCTGCTCACGGCCTTTTCGCTGTATGCCCGTCCCCGAGACGAAAGCATCCACGTGCTGGTGCATCCGGAGCGCCCCGTGCTCGAAGACCCGACGTTTTTCTATCCACGCCCCGGTTCCGGGATGGACGTGCGCATCGAGCGGGTGGACCTGCACCTGGTGCGCTTTCGCAACCAGCTCGAGGAACTGGCCCGGCTGCACCGTGGAGGCCAGCTTCCGCGCACGCTGCAGGAGCTGGAGTCGCTGCCCGGGCTGGGACTGCGACCGGCCCGGCCCGCCCTCGTCGAGGTCGTGCTGGGCGACCGGACCGAGCGCAGCCTGCGCCTGCTCGACGCCGAAGGCAACGAAATGGCCGCCCTGAAACCCGTGGCCCCGCTGCCTCTCGTGACGTTGATCACCCTCTACGAAATGCTGCGCCGTGCCGACTCGCCGGAGATCTCCAACCTGCAGCTGGTCGAAAACGAACAGGTCGAGGCGCTCCGCAACGCGGCCTACGCCTTCTGCCGGGATCTGGCCCAGCTTCGCCCCTGGGGCGACACGATCGCCCTCTCACGCAGCATCTCCGAGCTGAACCAGCTCCTGGCCGGCAACCCGCTCTGCAATCGTTACCTCCGGATTCACTCACGCCGCACCTGGGATGAAACCTTTTATGCATTCGGCACCGAACCTCCCGCCCTCCGGGTCTGCGTTCCGCGTGCACTGGATTACATTCAGAACTGGCCGTTTCAGCATGTTCCGTTAACCTACATCGACTGA
- the csx2 gene encoding TIGR02221 family CRISPR-associated protein translates to MSEKLLTFLGVGDRNRQLEAQLQDREYQRVRYFLPDAPDKEIETPFVGQAILELHPDRFSQVVILGTVDSMWDTLLIHFLSDTQTEAEIELYTELFEAIEHKREAEVENLLPRLTRVLEKRWRPGLQLKLIPVGRTQEELWQIFETLTGLKPSNTTLSIDITHGLRYQPFFLLLALQYFHLTRPNVRLGSVFYGALELHDYYEGRAPLFDLRPMLELMQWSLAAQAFVQYQDPEPLLGLLRDPRQERLRHELRQFARQINLNLFNDFRNRAQKLSHQLRGLSQREENMPAPFRLVEPFLVDFCETFAGAQSDWEALLRLARRHLKYRRPALAVLAAYEAVVHRLCEIYGVRPAAKNSRGKRYSSELIQALKRGSIISRALPELKELIKAVNELQEIRNNTAHFRTDSEGPDPGYRLTKIKTLLTILEEKLGHPTLEQLPHLYPLERP, encoded by the coding sequence ATGTCCGAAAAGCTGCTGACGTTCCTCGGCGTCGGCGACCGGAATCGCCAGCTCGAAGCCCAGCTGCAAGACCGCGAATACCAAAGGGTCCGCTATTTTCTACCCGATGCACCCGACAAAGAGATCGAAACCCCTTTTGTGGGCCAGGCCATTCTGGAGCTTCATCCCGATCGCTTCTCGCAGGTCGTGATTCTGGGCACGGTCGATTCGATGTGGGATACCCTGCTCATCCACTTCTTATCCGACACCCAGACGGAAGCGGAAATTGAGCTCTATACGGAACTGTTCGAAGCTATCGAGCACAAAAGAGAAGCCGAAGTTGAGAACCTGCTACCTCGACTGACCCGGGTCCTCGAAAAACGCTGGCGTCCGGGACTTCAGTTGAAACTCATCCCGGTTGGCCGCACCCAGGAGGAACTCTGGCAGATTTTCGAAACCCTCACGGGCCTGAAGCCCTCGAACACCACCCTTTCGATCGACATCACGCACGGACTGCGGTATCAGCCGTTTTTTCTGCTGCTGGCGCTGCAGTATTTCCATCTCACCAGACCAAACGTCCGGCTCGGCTCGGTCTTCTACGGAGCCCTGGAACTGCACGACTACTATGAGGGCCGTGCCCCTCTTTTCGATCTGCGCCCGATGCTGGAGTTGATGCAGTGGAGCCTGGCCGCCCAGGCGTTCGTCCAGTATCAGGATCCAGAGCCACTGCTCGGATTGCTGCGGGACCCCAGACAGGAACGCCTGCGCCATGAGCTGCGTCAGTTTGCCCGCCAGATCAACCTGAACCTGTTCAACGACTTCCGTAACCGTGCGCAGAAGCTGAGCCATCAACTACGCGGACTGTCCCAGCGAGAGGAAAACATGCCCGCCCCTTTCCGGCTGGTGGAGCCGTTTCTGGTGGACTTCTGCGAGACGTTTGCCGGTGCGCAAAGCGACTGGGAGGCGCTGCTCCGACTGGCCAGGCGTCATCTGAAGTACAGACGACCCGCGCTGGCCGTTCTGGCCGCCTACGAAGCGGTCGTCCACCGTCTGTGCGAAATCTACGGAGTAAGGCCCGCCGCCAAAAATTCGCGAGGAAAGCGCTATAGCAGCGAGCTAATTCAGGCTTTGAAACGGGGCTCTATTATCAGCAGGGCATTGCCCGAGCTCAAAGAACTGATCAAAGCCGTCAACGAGCTACAGGAGATCCGTAACAACACGGCCCATTTCAGGACGGACTCCGAGGGTCCCGATCCCGGCTATCGTCTTACCAAGATCAAAACGCTGCTGACCATTCTGGAAGAGAAGCTCGGCCACCCCACGCTGGAGCAATTGCCTCATCTGTATCCCTTAGAGAGGCCGTAG
- the cas6 gene encoding CRISPR system precrRNA processing endoribonuclease RAMP protein Cas6 codes for MYETLLQSSGLARLRWSVVRFELEAVSPIDLGDLPASTVRGALGAALRRMVCITRLPTCTDCPFRWPCVYGYLFETPPPPDGRFLRGLQDVPRPYVVRRPGLEERRFAPGERLTVELLLVGRARMYLPYLTLALVRLEESGLGRGRRDGGGRFRLVAAQALRPDGSLQQVYDAGARQVLADVPEWTAAELLAGESPASTVLLRAPVPLRLKAQGRLVRRLTYRILLRSVLGRLSSLAAFHAETELQLDYADLLRRAEAVRVREDRMQWRDDLQRYSGRQRTTMRQGGLVGEIVFEGVPPETWPMLRLGAALHVGHSTVMGLGAYELRPL; via the coding sequence ATGTACGAAACGTTGTTGCAGTCGTCCGGACTTGCGCGTCTGCGCTGGTCGGTGGTGCGCTTCGAGCTGGAGGCGGTCTCGCCCATCGACCTGGGAGATCTCCCCGCCTCGACGGTCCGTGGAGCGCTGGGAGCGGCACTGCGGCGGATGGTATGCATTACGCGGCTTCCGACCTGCACGGACTGTCCGTTTCGCTGGCCCTGCGTCTATGGCTACCTTTTCGAGACGCCGCCGCCTCCCGATGGCCGTTTCCTTCGTGGATTGCAGGATGTCCCCCGGCCCTACGTCGTCCGGCGCCCCGGGCTGGAGGAGCGACGGTTTGCTCCGGGCGAGCGTCTGACGGTAGAGCTGCTGCTGGTGGGGCGCGCCCGGATGTACCTGCCCTATCTGACGCTGGCACTGGTGCGTCTGGAGGAAAGCGGTCTGGGACGCGGGCGGCGCGACGGAGGCGGTCGCTTTCGGCTGGTTGCTGCGCAGGCGCTGCGGCCCGACGGTTCGCTGCAGCAGGTGTACGATGCCGGAGCGCGGCAGGTGCTGGCTGATGTGCCCGAATGGACGGCCGCCGAACTGCTGGCCGGTGAATCCCCGGCCAGCACCGTACTGCTCCGGGCTCCGGTACCGCTTCGCCTGAAGGCCCAGGGGCGGCTTGTGCGTCGGCTCACCTATCGCATACTGCTACGCTCGGTGCTCGGCCGCCTGTCCAGCCTGGCCGCCTTTCATGCCGAGACCGAGCTTCAGCTCGACTACGCCGATCTGCTGCGAAGAGCCGAGGCGGTACGCGTGCGCGAAGACCGCATGCAGTGGCGGGACGACCTGCAGCGCTACTCCGGCCGTCAGCGCACCACCATGCGCCAGGGCGGGCTGGTGGGCGAGATCGTCTTCGAGGGCGTACCGCCCGAGACCTGGCCCATGCTGCGCCTGGGGGCCGCACTGCATGTGGGCCACAGCACCGTCATGGGGTTGGGCGCCTACGAGCTACGGCCTCTCTAA
- a CDS encoding J domain-containing protein, producing MDQFERVSTLIERGNYEAAFLLLGDSVDLALRELEADRRARRNGTILGIGLSLLTGGLGLEDLIIGPLAYKAARFFGGGTMKPEEAGALLWEALNLRLLMIKHFAEIVITAENPARILRDLLVVYFIAKESFERFDELLPVLIAPTQEKNLHRIVSQLEAEVGDERTHDFDTILFICLLLYGLQHWNLYQKLRTGREALEQEIEEILREERYGASEAGADLDRALERHYAAVLELEAPYTPEKVRRNYRRLIKTCHPDRMQQASAAERRQAEERARELNEAYEYFRARLNF from the coding sequence ATGGATCAGTTTGAACGAGTTAGTACGTTGATCGAACGAGGCAACTACGAAGCGGCGTTTCTGCTGCTGGGAGACAGTGTGGACCTGGCGCTTCGGGAACTCGAGGCCGATCGCCGGGCACGTCGCAACGGGACCATTCTGGGGATAGGGCTTTCTCTGCTTACAGGTGGCCTGGGGCTGGAGGACCTGATTATTGGACCACTGGCCTACAAGGCGGCCCGCTTCTTCGGAGGTGGAACCATGAAGCCCGAAGAAGCTGGAGCACTGCTATGGGAGGCATTGAATCTGCGCCTGCTCATGATCAAGCACTTCGCCGAAATCGTAATCACGGCAGAGAATCCCGCACGCATTCTGCGTGACCTGCTCGTCGTTTACTTCATCGCGAAAGAATCCTTCGAGCGTTTCGATGAGCTGCTCCCGGTGCTGATTGCTCCGACGCAGGAGAAGAACCTGCATCGGATCGTCTCGCAGCTCGAGGCGGAGGTTGGCGATGAACGTACTCATGATTTCGATACGATTCTTTTTATATGCCTGCTACTTTACGGTTTGCAACACTGGAATCTTTACCAGAAACTCCGGACAGGTCGTGAGGCACTGGAGCAGGAGATCGAGGAGATCCTCAGAGAAGAACGCTATGGGGCTTCGGAGGCCGGGGCCGATCTGGATCGTGCACTGGAACGCCATTATGCCGCCGTGCTGGAGCTCGAGGCCCCCTACACGCCCGAGAAGGTGCGCCGCAACTACCGGAGGCTGATCAAAACCTGTCATCCGGACCGCATGCAGCAGGCCTCGGCGGCCGAGCGCAGACAGGCCGAGGAGCGGGCGCGCGAACTGAACGAAGCCTATGAGTACTTCCGGGCCCGGCTGAATTTCTGA